One Oncorhynchus kisutch isolate 150728-3 linkage group LG11, Okis_V2, whole genome shotgun sequence genomic region harbors:
- the fam49bb gene encoding CYFIP-related Rac1 interactor B, giving the protein MGNLLKVLTCTDLEQEPNFFLDFENAQPTDAEREVWEQVDLVLKDARGVLDELQAYKGAGQEIREAIQNPSDEALQEAAWAAVVHLVGKLKKFYQFSQRLEAALHSLLGPLTSETYDDPTQHLEREQALAKQFAEILHFTLRFDELKMTNPAIQNDFSYYRRTLSRMRINNTPAEGENEVNNEMANRISLFYADATPMLKTLSDSTTKFVSENKNLPIENTTDCLSTMASVCKVMLETPEYRSRFTSEETVSFCLRVMVGVIILYDYVHPVGAFSKSSKIDMKGCIKVLRDQPPNSVEGLLNALRYTTKHLNDESTNKTIKSMLQQQ; this is encoded by the exons ATGGGGAACCTGCTAAAAGTTCTGACTTGCACAGATCTGGAACAAGAGCCCAATTTTTTCCTCGATTTTGAAA ATGCTCAGCCCACGGATGCAGAACGAGAGGTGTGGGAGCAGGTGGACCTGGTGCTGAAGGACGCTCGGGGAGTCCTGGACGAACTGCAAGCGTACAAGGGAGCGGGTCAGGAGATTAGAGAG GCGATCCAGAACCCCAGCGACGAGGCGTTACAGGAGGCGGCATGGGCGGCCGTGGTCCACCTGGTGGGGAAACTCAAGAAGTTCTACCAGTTCTCCCAGAGATTAG AGGCGGCGCTGCACAGCCTGCTGGGACCCCTGACCAGTGAGACTTACGACGACCCCACTCAGCACCTGGAGCGTGAGCAGGCACTGGCCAAGCAGTTCGCCGAGATTCTGCACTTCACACTGCGCTTCGACGAGCTCAAA ATGACTAACCCTGCCATCCAGAATGACTTCAGCTATTACAGGAGAACGTTGAGCCGCATGCGGATCAACAATACACCG gCAGAGGGGGAGAATGAAGTCAACAACGAGATGGCCAACCGGATATCTCTGTTCTACGCCGACGCCACGCCTATGTTGAAGACATTAAGCGACAGCACGACAAAGTTTGTCTCAGAG AATAAGAACTTACCCATCGAGAACACGACAGACTGCCTAAGCACAATGGCGAGCGTGTGCAAAGTCATGTTGGAAACGCC GGAGTACCGAAGCCGCTTCACCAGTGAGGAGACGGTCTCATTCTGCCTGCGCGTCATGGTGGGCGTCATCATCCTGTACGACTACGTGCATCCTGTCGGAGCCTTCTCCAAGTCCTCCAAAATCGAT ATGAAAGGGTGCATCAAGGTCCTCCGAGATCAACCGCCCAACAGCGTAGAAGGCCTTTTAAATGCTCTCAG GTACACAACCAAGCATTTGAATGATGAATCGACCAACAAGACCATCAAGAGCATGCTGCAGCAGCAGTAG